A window of the Schistocerca nitens isolate TAMUIC-IGC-003100 chromosome 5, iqSchNite1.1, whole genome shotgun sequence genome harbors these coding sequences:
- the LOC126259542 gene encoding uncharacterized protein LOC126259542, translating into MSAVSYLLLAVGAAVVVPAAAYVPSGHDVRGLESEMQPQPQPQLLIYFPKTTEIGCFEGEQPPSGSRGVFFQLDRLLGLDYTCKFITYNMRDYRGTTDAYRFRRLVSMYPEIVRPNRKLQCDASSGDLEEPQGAEFVILRDGVRRRCRMVAEADLRADASKLQLLEGYKRLPGGVLLLRSWYDLPPLSRNRGLGRRRYGRSPQLSRAQEAARRQDSAAAAAARIHAETQRRKLNGGRG; encoded by the exons ATGTCCGCCGTGTCGTACCTCCTGCTGGCGGTCGGTGCCGCCGTAGTCGTCCCGGCGGCTGCCTACGTGCCCTCCGGCCACGACGTCCGAGGTCTCGAGTCCGAAATGCAACCACAGCCGCAGCCGCAGCTCCTGATCTACTTCCCCAAGACGACGGAGATCGGCTGCTTCGAAGGTGAGCAACCGCCCTCCGGAAGCAGAGGCGTCTTCTTCCAGCTGGACAGGCTGCTGGGCCTCGACTACACGTGCAAGTTCATCACGTACAACATGCGCGACTACCGCGGCACCACGGACGCGTACCGCTTCCGCCGGCTGGTGTCCATGTACCCGGAGATAGTGAGGCCGAACCGCAAGCTGCAGTGCGACGCCAGCTCCGGCGACCTGGAGGAGCCGCAGGGTGCCGAGTTCGTGATCCTGCGGGACGGCGTGAGGAGGAGGTGCCGCATGGTGGCCGAAGCCGACTTGCGCGCAGACGCGAGCAAGCTGCAGCTGCTCGAGGGCTACAAGCGGCTGCCCGGCGGCGTGCTGCTGCTGCGCTCCTGGTACGACCTGCCGCCGCTGTCCAGGAACCGCGGGCTCGGCCGCAGACGCTACGGCAGGTCCCCACAGCTGTCCAGGGCTCAGGAGGCGGCCAGAAGGCAAGACAG CGCTGCGGCGGCTGCAGCCAGGATTCACGCAGAGACCCAGAGGAGGAAGCTTAACGGCGGACGCGGGTAG